The proteins below are encoded in one region of Triticum aestivum cultivar Chinese Spring chromosome 1B, IWGSC CS RefSeq v2.1, whole genome shotgun sequence:
- the LOC123106830 gene encoding uncharacterized protein: MVNSAESPPAAFPSDLSKEGGITEAGGGAAEVVTTSSSAHRGRLMSLPSILKPWGSQRLLRCVHVNRHGEAIAPDTGSSSYQQYEVSERLQLGLGKVAEASGADNPAVDKYPEVTKAISPEPLKARRGRPRRLAMPSLAATTVASASPQAFERERRSIRADALKRPRFSVSLSAEEIEEDIYGLTSALPRSRPRGRPCKVQKQIDINMESYRVSDNR, translated from the exons ATGGTGAACTCAGCGGAGTCGCCGCCTGCGGCTTTCCCATCGGATCTCAGCAAGGAAGGCGGCATTACGGAGGCGGGGGGTGGGGCCGCGGAGGTAGTTACAACGTCGTCGAGCGCCCACCGCGGGAGGTTGATGTCGCTACCATCAATTCTCAAGCCCTGGGGGAGCCAACGGCTGCTGCGGTGTGTTCATGTCAACCGCCATGGCGAAGCCATCGCCCCGGACACGGGATCCTCCTCTTATCAGCAATATGAGGTCAGCGAGAGGCTACAGCTTGGCCTCGGCAAGGTGGCAGAGGcgtcgggggccgacaaccccgCAGTCGACAAGTACCCTGAGGTCACGAAGGCGATTTCTCCAGAGCCGTTGAAGGCACGCCGTGGCCGCCCGCGTCGCCTTGCTATGCCATCCCTCGCGGCCACGACTGTCGCGAGTGCATCGCCGCAGGCATTCGAGCGCGAGCGGCGGTCGATCCGCGCAGATGCACTCAAGAGGCCACGATTCTCCGTATCACTCTCCGCAGAGGAGATTGAGGAAGACATCTACGGCCTCACCAGCGCACTCCCGCGTAGCCGCCCTCGCGGTCGGCCCTGCAAAGTGCAAAAGCAGATCGAT ATCAACATGGAGTCCTACCGGGTGTCGGACAATCGCTGA